The Microbacterium sp. SORGH_AS_0862 genome has a segment encoding these proteins:
- a CDS encoding DUF72 domain-containing protein, with the protein MGREVRVGISGWNYPSWRGDFYPAGLAHARELAYVVERMRSVELNGSFYSLQRPTSYQRWRDAVPDDFVFAIKGSRYITHMLRLRDVDQALANFFASGVLALGSKLGPVLWQLPEREEFDADVLEDFLSRLPMSTGAAVELARRHDARVEGRAWLEIDEDRPLRHALEPRALSFESPDLVPLLRDHDVALVAADSAGTWPGFGEQTASFAYARLHGSTDLYASGYTDAELDAWAERISGWSGDVYVYFDNDARGRAPHDALALAARV; encoded by the coding sequence ATGGGGCGCGAGGTGCGCGTGGGCATATCCGGGTGGAACTACCCGTCGTGGCGGGGCGACTTCTACCCTGCAGGGCTCGCGCACGCACGGGAGCTCGCCTACGTCGTCGAGCGGATGCGGAGCGTCGAGCTCAACGGATCCTTCTACTCGTTGCAGCGCCCCACGAGCTATCAACGCTGGCGGGATGCGGTGCCGGACGACTTCGTCTTCGCCATCAAGGGCTCGCGCTACATCACCCACATGCTCCGCCTGCGAGATGTCGACCAGGCGTTGGCGAACTTCTTCGCGTCGGGGGTGCTGGCTCTCGGATCCAAACTCGGCCCGGTGCTGTGGCAGCTTCCGGAGCGCGAGGAGTTCGACGCCGACGTGCTCGAGGACTTCCTGTCGCGTCTACCGATGTCGACGGGCGCCGCGGTGGAACTCGCCCGACGCCATGATGCGAGGGTCGAGGGGCGCGCGTGGCTCGAGATCGACGAGGACCGGCCCCTTCGCCACGCGTTGGAGCCACGGGCGCTCTCGTTCGAGTCCCCGGACCTCGTGCCGCTGCTGCGGGACCACGACGTGGCGCTGGTCGCCGCCGACTCGGCGGGAACCTGGCCCGGATTCGGTGAGCAGACCGCATCCTTCGCCTACGCGCGCCTGCACGGGTCGACGGATCTGTACGCGAGCGGATACACGGATGCGGAACTCGACGCCTGGGCGGAGCGCATCTCCGGGTGGTCGGGCGACGTGTACGTGTACTTCGACAACGACGCGCGCGGACGGGCGCCGCACGACGCCCTCGCGCTCGCGGCGCGGGTGTGA
- a CDS encoding heavy-metal-associated domain-containing protein encodes MIQPIEFGRTEPKAACACGGHGDHHASEPAAADAQEILVTGMTCAHCVSAVTQELTAIDGVTDVSVDLQAGGTSRVTFRAASPVDSQAIAAAIDEAGYSLA; translated from the coding sequence ATGATTCAACCCATCGAGTTCGGCCGCACCGAGCCCAAGGCGGCCTGCGCCTGCGGCGGTCACGGCGACCACCATGCATCCGAGCCGGCAGCGGCCGACGCCCAGGAGATCCTCGTCACCGGGATGACGTGCGCGCACTGTGTGTCGGCCGTCACCCAGGAGCTCACCGCGATCGACGGCGTGACGGACGTGTCGGTCGACCTGCAGGCCGGCGGCACCTCGCGTGTCACGTTCCGCGCCGCATCCCCCGTGGACTCGCAGGCGATCGCCGCAGCGATCGACGAGGCAGGCTACTCGCTGGCCTGA
- a CDS encoding aldo/keto reductase, producing the protein MQYRTLGRTGIKVTPYALGAMMLGSYGNPDRQEGIRIIHRALDAGINVVDTADRYGDSEEVVGEALRGRRDQVVLATKFYGPVDDDINHRGASRRWIMDAVERSLRNLDTDYIDLYQLHRPDPDTDIEETLSALTDLVRQGKVRAIGSSSMRGSEIVEAQWVSDRRGFERFRTEQPNYSILDREIEREILPVAQRYGMGTLVYSPLAGGALSGKYRAGQVNDNFRAGTGMQHFRDERRLATIEQLVALADEVGLPLSHLAMAFTLAHPGVTSAIIGPRTMEQLESTLAGVEIALSDEVLDRIDAIVAPGESVGAMDMVYRGPEVGDAALRRRPVSERMAG; encoded by the coding sequence ATGCAGTACCGCACCCTCGGCCGCACCGGCATCAAGGTGACCCCCTACGCCCTCGGCGCCATGATGCTCGGCTCGTACGGCAACCCGGACCGGCAGGAGGGCATCCGGATCATCCACCGCGCCCTCGACGCCGGCATCAACGTCGTCGACACGGCGGACCGCTACGGCGACTCCGAAGAGGTGGTCGGCGAAGCGCTCCGCGGCCGCCGCGACCAGGTCGTGCTCGCCACCAAGTTCTACGGGCCGGTCGACGACGACATCAACCACCGAGGCGCGTCCCGTCGCTGGATCATGGATGCGGTCGAGCGCTCGCTCCGCAACCTCGACACCGACTACATCGACCTCTATCAGCTCCACCGCCCCGACCCCGACACGGACATCGAGGAGACCCTCTCCGCACTGACGGATCTGGTCCGCCAGGGGAAGGTCCGCGCGATCGGGTCCTCGTCGATGCGCGGCTCCGAGATCGTCGAGGCGCAGTGGGTGTCCGACCGCCGCGGCTTCGAGCGCTTCCGCACGGAGCAGCCGAACTACTCGATCCTCGACAGGGAGATCGAGCGCGAGATCCTTCCCGTCGCGCAGCGGTACGGAATGGGCACACTCGTCTACAGCCCGCTCGCCGGCGGCGCGCTGTCCGGCAAGTACCGGGCGGGCCAGGTCAACGACAACTTCCGCGCCGGCACCGGCATGCAGCACTTCCGCGACGAGCGCCGGCTGGCCACGATCGAGCAGCTCGTCGCGCTGGCGGACGAGGTCGGCCTCCCCCTCTCACACCTGGCGATGGCGTTCACTCTCGCCCACCCGGGAGTGACCTCGGCGATCATCGGACCGCGGACGATGGAGCAGCTGGAATCCACGCTCGCCGGCGTGGAGATCGCTCTGTCGGACGAGGTGCTCGACCGCATCGACGCCATCGTCGCCCCCGGCGAGAGCGTCGGCGCGATGGACATGGTCTACCGCGGACCGGAAGTGGGCGACGCTGCGCTTCGCCGGCGACCCGTGTCGGAGCGGATGGCCGGTTGA
- a CDS encoding TetR/AcrR family transcriptional regulator encodes MSVEPAAAAPRRPRADAAHNSAALLAAARVVFARSGVDAPAREIAAEAGVGVGTLYRHFPHRAALVAAVFTTEIDATAAAAAELLDELPPGEALDQWVERFTRFVATKQGLSAALQSGDPAFESLPAHFVAKLGPAIRMLLDAAADAGEVRPGVDPIQLLQAIGDLSHRAPSADGSPNAMVRLLLDGLRLH; translated from the coding sequence GTGTCCGTGGAACCGGCTGCCGCAGCGCCTCGTCGCCCCCGTGCGGATGCGGCCCACAACTCCGCCGCGCTCCTCGCTGCCGCGCGGGTCGTGTTCGCCCGCTCGGGCGTCGATGCTCCTGCGCGCGAGATCGCCGCGGAGGCCGGCGTGGGCGTCGGCACGCTCTACCGGCACTTCCCTCACCGCGCAGCACTCGTCGCCGCGGTGTTCACGACGGAGATCGACGCCACGGCCGCCGCTGCTGCGGAACTGCTCGACGAGCTGCCCCCGGGCGAGGCGCTTGATCAATGGGTCGAGCGATTCACCCGGTTCGTGGCCACGAAGCAGGGCCTCTCGGCGGCGCTGCAATCCGGAGATCCGGCGTTCGAGTCACTGCCGGCCCACTTCGTCGCGAAGCTGGGGCCGGCCATCCGCATGCTCCTGGATGCGGCAGCGGATGCGGGCGAGGTGCGGCCGGGCGTCGATCCGATCCAGCTGCTGCAGGCGATCGGCGACCTCAGCCACCGCGCGCCGTCGGCGGACGGTTCGCCGAACGCGATGGTCCGCCTCCTGCTCGACGGGCTCCGGCTGCACTAG
- a CDS encoding peptidoglycan DD-metalloendopeptidase family protein, giving the protein MSAEDLSGAEEDCGCGPTAQEKRALWPTVTRRVALGAGALGVVGLAALAGPLQPRALAIEGYPSWDDVQNAKNNEAAKNAEIQRIETLIAQLQADVAAKQAIADQKSQEYFTAQQAYFDAAARADNLQSQADAQAAAATEAANKAGRVASQLYKAGGDDTSLQLFFAGSAAGADDLLARLGTMDKLLERNQDVYAAAVSARNAAQSLTAQATTARDERDKLQKAAEQAMQEAQAAADAAQAALDAQNQNLGTLQAQLAALKDTTAKTVADYQAGVAEQKRRDEAARQAAAEAARRAAEEAAKNNPGGGGGGGGGGGGGGGSGWVRPAGGSITSEYGQRYAQCGPSYCASSFHYGTDFGAGCWGNIYAASSGTVTFAGGNGGYGNYIRIDHGGGYGTGYAHISNGGIYVSRGQWVNAGDVIAGVGNTGNSFGCHLHFEVYTPSGTVNPRPFMAARGVGF; this is encoded by the coding sequence GTGTCTGCCGAAGATCTGTCCGGAGCGGAAGAGGACTGCGGTTGCGGCCCCACCGCCCAAGAGAAGCGCGCCCTCTGGCCCACGGTGACCCGCCGCGTCGCGCTGGGTGCCGGCGCACTCGGGGTCGTCGGACTCGCCGCGCTGGCCGGCCCGCTCCAGCCCCGCGCGCTCGCGATCGAGGGCTACCCCTCGTGGGACGACGTTCAGAACGCGAAGAACAACGAAGCGGCGAAGAACGCCGAGATCCAGCGCATCGAGACGTTGATCGCGCAGCTGCAGGCCGATGTCGCGGCGAAGCAGGCGATCGCCGACCAGAAGTCGCAGGAGTACTTCACCGCGCAGCAGGCATACTTCGACGCCGCTGCGCGCGCCGACAACCTGCAGTCGCAGGCCGACGCGCAAGCCGCCGCCGCGACGGAGGCGGCGAACAAAGCGGGGCGCGTCGCCAGCCAGCTCTACAAGGCCGGCGGCGACGACACATCGCTGCAGCTCTTCTTCGCGGGCTCCGCTGCCGGTGCCGATGACCTGCTCGCCCGCCTCGGCACGATGGACAAGCTCCTCGAGCGCAACCAGGACGTCTACGCGGCCGCCGTCTCGGCCAGGAACGCCGCCCAGTCGCTGACCGCGCAGGCCACCACCGCTCGTGACGAGCGCGACAAGCTGCAGAAGGCGGCCGAGCAGGCCATGCAGGAGGCGCAGGCCGCGGCGGATGCCGCGCAGGCCGCCCTCGACGCGCAGAACCAGAACCTCGGCACCCTGCAGGCCCAGCTGGCCGCACTCAAGGACACGACCGCGAAGACCGTCGCCGACTACCAGGCCGGTGTGGCCGAGCAGAAGCGTCGCGACGAAGCGGCCCGTCAGGCCGCCGCGGAAGCAGCGCGCCGCGCCGCAGAAGAGGCGGCGAAGAACAACCCCGGCGGTGGCGGTGGCGGCGGCGGGGGAGGCGGCGGTGGCGGCGGCTCAGGCTGGGTGCGGCCCGCCGGCGGCAGCATCACCTCCGAGTACGGCCAGCGCTACGCCCAGTGCGGTCCGAGCTACTGCGCGAGCAGCTTCCACTACGGCACCGATTTCGGCGCGGGATGCTGGGGCAACATCTACGCGGCGTCCTCCGGGACGGTGACCTTCGCCGGCGGCAACGGCGGCTACGGCAACTACATCCGCATCGACCACGGCGGCGGCTACGGCACCGGCTACGCCCACATCTCCAACGGCGGCATCTACGTGTCGCGCGGCCAGTGGGTCAACGCGGGCGACGTCATCGCCGGCGTCGGCAACACCGGCAACTCCTTCGGCTGCCACCTCCACTTCGAGGTCTACACCCCGAGCGGAACCGTCAACCCCCGGCCGTTCATGGCGGCGCGCGGCGTCGGCTTCTGA
- a CDS encoding inorganic diphosphatase: MGAYDAVIEIPRGSRVKYEVDHGTGRVFLDRVLFTPMGYPSNYGFFENTLGEDGDPLDVLVLLDRDIYPGVLAKVRPVAVLKMSDEAGGDDKVVAVLAKDPRWAHIQDVDDIDEWTKGEIGHFFEHYKDLEPNKWVKVDEWANAAEAERLVAEAFTRFEEHEGQTKTQGEGQAPNSL; the protein is encoded by the coding sequence ATGGGCGCATACGACGCCGTCATCGAGATCCCGCGCGGCAGCCGCGTGAAGTACGAGGTCGACCACGGCACGGGCCGGGTCTTCCTGGACCGCGTTCTGTTCACGCCCATGGGCTACCCCAGCAACTACGGCTTCTTCGAGAACACCCTCGGCGAGGACGGCGACCCGCTCGACGTGCTCGTGCTGCTCGACCGTGACATCTACCCCGGCGTGCTCGCGAAGGTGCGCCCCGTCGCCGTGCTGAAGATGAGCGACGAGGCCGGCGGTGACGACAAGGTCGTCGCCGTGCTGGCGAAGGACCCGCGCTGGGCCCACATCCAGGACGTCGACGACATCGACGAGTGGACCAAGGGCGAGATCGGCCACTTCTTCGAGCACTACAAGGACCTCGAGCCCAACAAGTGGGTCAAGGTGGACGAGTGGGCGAACGCCGCGGAGGCCGAGCGTCTCGTGGCGGAGGCCTTCACACGCTTCGAGGAGCACGAGGGTCAGACCAAGACGCAGGGTGAGGGCCAGGCCCCGAACTCGCTCTGA
- the tilS gene encoding tRNA lysidine(34) synthetase TilS: protein MRPGLDHATAAVRRAVRAVLEPRRGQAVVVGLSGGADSLALTAAVAFEAAALDVRAIAVTVDHGLQDGSDAVAARAAALARGLGLAAEVVRVEVSAEGEGPEAAARKARRAALAAAASRRDASAVLLAHTLDDQAETVLLGLARGSGATSLGGMAPERRDDVGLTWLRPLLGISRATTLAACAAAGLESWHDPHNDDPAFARVRVRQRVLPVLERELGPGIADALARTAEQLREDAAAFAEMIDETIEDIVEPAEAGIAVSVAALAANPSALRTRILRHVVASEFHVSLTHRQTQEVERLVTDWRGQGPIDLPGCRAARVGGRIVFSASI, encoded by the coding sequence ATGCGACCCGGACTCGATCACGCCACCGCCGCGGTGCGCCGCGCCGTCCGCGCGGTGCTCGAACCCCGGCGCGGACAGGCCGTCGTCGTCGGACTCTCGGGCGGGGCCGACTCCCTCGCCCTCACGGCGGCCGTCGCCTTCGAAGCCGCCGCCCTCGACGTACGGGCGATCGCGGTGACGGTCGATCACGGGCTCCAGGACGGATCGGATGCGGTCGCCGCACGCGCAGCCGCTCTCGCCCGCGGGCTCGGTCTCGCCGCCGAGGTCGTGCGGGTCGAGGTGTCGGCCGAGGGGGAGGGGCCGGAGGCCGCCGCCCGCAAGGCCCGTCGCGCGGCGCTCGCGGCGGCCGCGTCGCGACGCGACGCATCCGCGGTGCTGCTCGCCCACACCCTCGACGACCAGGCCGAGACCGTGCTGCTCGGGCTCGCCCGGGGCTCGGGGGCGACGAGCCTCGGCGGGATGGCGCCGGAGCGTCGGGACGACGTCGGCCTCACGTGGCTCCGGCCGCTCCTGGGCATCTCGCGCGCCACGACCCTCGCCGCCTGCGCCGCGGCCGGACTGGAGTCGTGGCACGACCCGCACAACGACGATCCGGCGTTCGCCCGCGTCCGCGTGCGTCAGCGGGTGCTGCCGGTGCTCGAGCGCGAGCTGGGCCCCGGCATCGCCGACGCCCTCGCGCGTACCGCCGAGCAGCTGCGAGAGGATGCGGCGGCCTTCGCCGAGATGATCGACGAGACCATCGAGGACATCGTCGAGCCCGCCGAGGCAGGGATCGCCGTCTCGGTCGCAGCCCTCGCCGCCAACCCTTCGGCGCTGCGCACCCGCATCCTCCGCCATGTCGTGGCCAGCGAGTTCCACGTCTCGCTCACGCACCGCCAGACGCAGGAGGTGGAGCGGCTGGTCACCGACTGGCGCGGCCAAGGCCCCATCGACCTCCCCGGCTGCCGCGCGGCCCGGGTGGGCGGGCGGATCGTGTTCAGCGCCTCGATCTGA
- the hpt gene encoding hypoxanthine phosphoribosyltransferase translates to MRAADIADDLTTVLATEEQILAKLEEIAAQVAVDYEGKDLVLVGVLKGAIMVMADFSRALPTLVPMDWMAVSSYGTGTRSSGVVQIRKDLDTDIHDKHVLIVEDIIDSGLTLSWLLENFAARGAASVEVFALFRKPEAAKVQVDCRYVGFEIPNEFVVGYGLDYAERYRNLRDVAVLAPHVYS, encoded by the coding sequence ATGCGCGCAGCGGACATCGCCGACGACCTCACGACCGTTCTCGCCACCGAGGAGCAGATCCTCGCCAAGCTCGAGGAGATCGCGGCCCAGGTGGCCGTCGACTACGAGGGCAAGGACCTCGTGCTCGTGGGCGTCCTGAAGGGCGCGATCATGGTCATGGCCGACTTCTCCCGTGCCCTGCCGACGCTCGTGCCGATGGACTGGATGGCCGTCTCCTCCTACGGGACCGGCACCCGCTCGAGCGGTGTCGTGCAGATCCGCAAAGACCTCGACACCGACATCCACGACAAGCACGTGCTCATCGTCGAGGACATCATCGACTCGGGCCTCACGCTCAGCTGGTTGTTGGAGAACTTCGCCGCCCGCGGCGCCGCATCCGTCGAGGTCTTCGCGCTGTTCCGCAAGCCCGAGGCCGCCAAGGTGCAGGTCGACTGCCGCTACGTCGGTTTCGAGATCCCCAACGAGTTCGTCGTGGGCTACGGCCTCGACTACGCCGAGCGCTACCGCAACCTGCGCGACGTGGCGGTGCTCGCCCCGCACGTCTACAGCTGA
- the folE gene encoding GTP cyclohydrolase I, producing MAVDRPRVADLVRQLLEAIGEDPDRPGLKQTPHRVAELYADFFAGVGEDASEPLAHTISVAQGPAPDTLPSGPVVLRDVRFRSVCEHHLLPFAGKAHLAYLPAERVVGLGALPRVVDILASRPQVQERLGEQIADAIAQGVDARGVLVVLDASHECVTMRGGRQVDATTVTIAARGELAEPAARAELIALIAGGAS from the coding sequence GTGGCCGTCGACCGTCCTCGCGTCGCGGACCTCGTCCGCCAGCTGCTCGAGGCGATCGGGGAGGATCCCGACCGCCCCGGGTTGAAGCAGACCCCGCATCGCGTCGCGGAGCTGTACGCCGACTTCTTCGCCGGCGTCGGTGAGGATGCGTCCGAACCGCTCGCGCACACGATCTCGGTCGCGCAGGGGCCGGCGCCGGACACGCTGCCCTCGGGACCGGTCGTGCTGCGCGATGTGCGCTTCCGCTCGGTGTGCGAGCACCACCTCCTGCCCTTTGCGGGCAAGGCGCACCTCGCCTACCTGCCCGCCGAGCGTGTGGTCGGGCTCGGGGCGCTGCCGCGCGTGGTCGACATCCTCGCCTCCCGCCCGCAGGTGCAGGAGCGTCTCGGCGAGCAGATCGCGGACGCCATCGCCCAGGGCGTGGACGCGCGTGGGGTCCTGGTCGTGCTCGACGCGTCGCACGAGTGCGTCACGATGCGCGGCGGACGTCAGGTCGATGCGACGACGGTGACCATCGCCGCCCGCGGAGAGCTCGCCGAGCCCGCAGCGCGCGCCGAACTCATCGCGCTGATCGCAGGAGGAGCCTCGTGA
- the folP gene encoding dihydropteroate synthase, giving the protein MGVVNVTPDSFSDGGRFLAHEEAVRHALRLVGEGAQIIDVGGESTRPGAERVGVEVEQERILPVVHALTESGVTVSVDTMNAATAAAAVAAGARIINDVSGGLSDPSILDVAADANVDIVLGHWRGHSDDMYAPAQYRDLAREVTGELIARMEAAASAGIPPSRLVLDPGVGFAKRGAQNWEMLRALPQVVGIGPRVLVGTSRKRFLGETLGTDDLVRRDRATAVTSALSAHAGVWGVRVHDVQATADALAIAEAWRSGGAG; this is encoded by the coding sequence ATGGGCGTCGTGAACGTGACGCCCGACTCGTTCAGCGACGGGGGTCGATTCCTCGCGCACGAGGAGGCCGTGCGCCACGCGTTGCGTCTGGTGGGCGAGGGTGCCCAGATCATCGACGTGGGCGGCGAGTCCACCCGCCCCGGAGCGGAGCGCGTGGGCGTCGAGGTGGAGCAGGAGCGCATCCTGCCGGTGGTGCACGCGCTCACCGAGTCCGGGGTGACCGTGAGCGTCGACACGATGAACGCGGCGACCGCGGCCGCTGCTGTGGCTGCGGGTGCCCGCATCATCAACGACGTCTCCGGGGGTCTGTCGGATCCCTCGATCCTGGATGTGGCCGCCGACGCGAACGTGGACATCGTGCTCGGGCACTGGCGGGGCCACTCCGACGACATGTACGCCCCGGCGCAGTATCGAGACCTCGCCCGCGAGGTGACGGGAGAGCTCATCGCCCGGATGGAGGCCGCCGCATCCGCCGGAATCCCGCCGTCTCGCCTGGTGCTCGACCCGGGCGTCGGGTTCGCCAAGCGCGGCGCACAGAACTGGGAGATGCTGCGGGCCCTGCCGCAGGTGGTGGGGATCGGTCCGCGTGTGCTCGTGGGCACGAGCCGCAAACGGTTCCTCGGAGAGACGCTCGGCACGGACGATCTCGTCCGTCGCGACCGGGCCACCGCGGTCACCAGCGCTCTGTCCGCTCACGCCGGCGTCTGGGGAGTGCGCGTCCACGATGTGCAGGCCACCGCCGACGCCCTCGCGATCGCGGAGGCGTGGCGCTCGGGAGGAGCAGGATGA
- the folB gene encoding dihydroneopterin aldolase has translation MSRDTITLTGLRGLGFHGVYADEKRDGQEFVVDVTMRLDLAPAAVSDDVADTVHYGEIAEDVVAVVTGEPVDLIETLADRIAAVVLARPLVDEVTVTVHKPQAPITVPFTDAAVTIVRARGER, from the coding sequence ATGAGCCGCGACACGATCACCCTCACCGGCCTGCGCGGCCTCGGGTTCCACGGGGTCTACGCCGATGAGAAGCGCGACGGGCAGGAGTTCGTCGTCGATGTCACGATGCGCCTGGACCTCGCCCCGGCAGCCGTGAGCGACGACGTCGCCGACACGGTGCACTACGGCGAGATCGCCGAAGACGTCGTGGCCGTCGTCACGGGCGAGCCGGTCGACCTCATCGAGACCCTCGCCGACCGCATCGCCGCGGTCGTGCTGGCGCGCCCGCTCGTCGACGAGGTCACGGTCACCGTGCACAAGCCGCAGGCGCCCATCACGGTGCCGTTCACCGACGCGGCCGTGACGATCGTGCGCGCCCGAGGCGAGCGATGA
- the folK gene encoding 2-amino-4-hydroxy-6-hydroxymethyldihydropteridine diphosphokinase — translation MNRRLAQGFQGTSEPVAAASVTAVIALGSNLGDRGALLNEAAADLSRLPLTTNVRVAPVMETVAVRPDGPDPDAPRYLNTVALVDTRLAPSVLLEFLHRIEADHGRRRRERWGDRTLDLDLIAHGHVRSETATLTLPHPRAAERDFVLRPWLALDADAVLPGVGRVADLVEVLP, via the coding sequence ATGAACCGCCGGCTCGCGCAGGGGTTCCAGGGGACCTCGGAGCCCGTGGCGGCAGCATCCGTCACGGCGGTGATCGCGCTGGGCTCCAACCTCGGCGACCGCGGCGCGCTGTTGAACGAGGCGGCGGCCGATCTCTCGCGGCTCCCGCTGACGACGAACGTGCGCGTCGCTCCCGTCATGGAGACCGTGGCGGTGCGTCCCGACGGACCCGACCCCGACGCGCCCCGCTACCTGAACACCGTCGCGCTGGTGGACACCCGCCTCGCCCCGTCGGTGCTGCTGGAGTTCCTCCACCGCATCGAGGCCGACCACGGCAGGCGTCGCCGCGAACGATGGGGTGATCGCACGCTCGATCTCGATCTCATCGCCCACGGCCATGTGCGCTCGGAGACGGCGACGCTGACGCTGCCGCATCCGCGCGCCGCCGAGCGCGACTTCGTCCTGCGACCCTGGCTCGCCCTCGACGCCGATGCGGTGCTGCCCGGCGTCGGCCGCGTCGCCGATCTCGTCGAGGTGCTGCCGTGA
- a CDS encoding DUF3180 domain-containing protein encodes MKRTSPASLAIAVVLGAGVGFLIDQVLTASGQATFTPVLTLPILLALLGALVLALGIGVRRATRGRSAGPIDPFRAVRIAMLAKAASIVGAAMGGVAMGLSVFLLTRPVIPSVGSFSTLIATIVACVFLVAAALVAESLCTIRKDDDDEPDAGSPGGDTLSHL; translated from the coding sequence GTGAAGCGCACCTCGCCCGCATCCCTCGCGATCGCCGTCGTCCTCGGAGCGGGCGTCGGCTTCCTCATCGACCAGGTGCTGACGGCGTCCGGGCAGGCGACGTTCACCCCCGTTCTCACGCTGCCGATCCTCCTGGCCCTGCTCGGCGCGCTCGTGCTGGCGCTGGGCATCGGGGTGCGACGTGCGACGCGCGGGCGCTCGGCCGGCCCGATCGATCCGTTCCGCGCCGTGCGCATCGCGATGCTCGCCAAGGCCGCGAGCATCGTCGGTGCGGCGATGGGAGGCGTCGCGATGGGGCTCTCCGTCTTCCTGCTGACACGGCCCGTCATCCCCTCGGTAGGCTCGTTCAGCACCCTGATCGCGACGATCGTGGCCTGCGTCTTCCTCGTCGCGGCCGCTTTGGTGGCCGAGAGTCTGTGCACGATCCGGAAGGACGACGATGACGAACCCGACGCCGGGAGCCCCGGAGGCGACACCCTCTCCCACCTCTGA
- a CDS encoding PH domain-containing protein — protein sequence MTNPTPGAPEATPSPTSDEAVLDAGTFDELLESRREGLFVRDGSWHQLARAYRTVQLISLTAALVLVAVAAPIIAAVTGTGWVWIPAGVLAVVLAVTLILTPRQIRSFGYRLRENDLVLRRGILFQRVVAVPYGRMQLVDITHGPLDRAFGIAQLKLVTAAAASAVVIPGLTQDAAEKLRDVLIAVAESRRTGL from the coding sequence ATGACGAACCCGACGCCGGGAGCCCCGGAGGCGACACCCTCTCCCACCTCTGACGAGGCGGTGCTGGATGCGGGCACATTCGACGAACTGCTCGAGTCCCGTCGAGAGGGCCTCTTCGTACGCGACGGCTCCTGGCACCAGCTCGCCCGCGCCTACCGGACCGTGCAGCTGATCTCGCTCACGGCCGCGCTCGTGCTCGTGGCCGTCGCGGCACCGATCATCGCGGCCGTCACCGGCACCGGTTGGGTGTGGATCCCGGCGGGCGTGCTGGCTGTCGTGCTGGCCGTCACCCTCATCCTGACCCCGCGTCAGATCCGCTCGTTCGGCTACCGGCTGCGCGAGAACGATCTCGTCCTGCGGCGCGGCATCCTCTTCCAGCGCGTCGTCGCCGTTCCCTACGGGCGGATGCAGCTCGTCGACATCACCCACGGTCCGCTCGATCGTGCCTTCGGCATCGCGCAGCTCAAGCTCGTGACCGCGGCCGCCGCATCCGCCGTCGTGATCCCCGGGCTCACGCAGGACGCGGCCGAGAAGCTGCGCGACGTGCTGATCGCGGTCGCGGAATCCCGGCGGACGGGACTGTGA